A single genomic interval of Solimonas sp. K1W22B-7 harbors:
- a CDS encoding serine hydrolase domain-containing protein, with the protein MKNNKLAGAAGLCLALALAACHHSAPVDGLSGGASAGLQPIPRNAPKCAQPAEGQFFPPVDATTLGFNRQRLDEAIEYGNRLLSTSIRVYRYGCLAGESQRDRYSIYVPQLMASASKTVLALSIGRAVTLGHLRVDDPIGKYLPEADAPHGALTVRQLLTQTSGLRLVLADEIAGLLSDPVQQTLEEPFWYEPGSEYMYAQNTLATLSRIVERATGRDFQEFTQQELMAPMGIQRSSWLWLRDRSGVTIAPGGLMMRPDDEARMGHLMLYSGLWNGRQLIDRGYMNDLKHGTKANPGYGYLIWTNEGDTHKGSHIGRPVPVDYPLLPGSPRDAYGAMGALGQMIIAVPSRHMVIVRNGGPGDGLSTVEGMKYKELIRLITDAVDDQKRITDPGPLTYPESAGQFDDILGYLNAFEWNLAGILLGLGQDTLPDCNLILCNGRLIVQDLANFGGDTVLQFLGVVTGSATDAMGGREYSEVIYPQKQE; encoded by the coding sequence TTGAAGAACAACAAGCTGGCCGGCGCTGCCGGCCTCTGCCTGGCCTTGGCCCTTGCGGCCTGCCACCACTCCGCGCCGGTCGATGGCCTGTCAGGCGGGGCCAGCGCCGGGCTGCAGCCCATCCCGCGCAATGCGCCGAAATGCGCGCAGCCCGCAGAGGGGCAGTTCTTCCCGCCGGTGGATGCGACGACCCTGGGCTTCAACCGGCAGCGGCTGGACGAGGCGATCGAGTACGGCAACCGGCTGCTGAGCACTTCGATCCGCGTCTACCGCTATGGCTGCCTGGCCGGCGAGTCGCAGCGCGACCGCTACAGCATCTATGTGCCGCAGTTGATGGCCAGTGCCTCCAAGACGGTCCTGGCGCTGTCGATCGGCCGTGCAGTCACACTCGGCCATCTCCGTGTCGACGACCCGATCGGCAAGTACCTGCCCGAGGCCGATGCGCCGCATGGCGCATTGACCGTGCGCCAGCTGCTGACGCAGACTTCCGGACTGCGCCTGGTACTGGCCGACGAGATCGCCGGCCTGCTCAGCGATCCCGTGCAGCAGACGCTGGAGGAACCGTTCTGGTATGAGCCCGGCAGCGAGTACATGTACGCGCAGAACACGCTGGCGACGCTGTCGCGCATCGTCGAGCGAGCCACCGGTCGGGATTTCCAGGAGTTCACCCAGCAGGAACTGATGGCGCCGATGGGCATCCAGCGCAGCAGCTGGCTGTGGCTGCGTGACCGCAGCGGCGTCACGATTGCCCCCGGTGGCCTGATGATGCGCCCCGACGACGAGGCGCGCATGGGGCACCTCATGCTGTACAGCGGCCTGTGGAACGGCCGGCAGCTGATCGACCGCGGTTACATGAACGACCTGAAGCACGGCACCAAGGCCAACCCGGGCTACGGCTATCTGATCTGGACCAACGAAGGCGACACGCACAAGGGCAGCCACATCGGCCGGCCGGTGCCGGTGGACTACCCGCTGCTGCCGGGCAGTCCGCGCGATGCCTACGGCGCCATGGGGGCGCTGGGCCAGATGATCATTGCCGTGCCCAGCCGCCACATGGTGATCGTGCGCAACGGCGGCCCCGGCGACGGACTGTCGACGGTCGAAGGCATGAAGTACAAGGAACTGATCCGCCTGATCACCGACGCCGTCGACGACCAGAAGCGCATCACCGATCCGGGTCCGCTGACCTATCCGGAATCGGCCGGACAGTTCGACGACATCCTCGGCTACCTCAATGCCTTCGAGTGGAACCTCGCCGGCATCCTGCTGGGCCTGGGCCAGGACACGCTGCCGGACTGCAACCTGATCCTGTGCAACGGCCGCCTGATCGTGCAGGACCTGGCGAACTTCGGCGGCGATACCGTGCTGCAGTTCCTCGGCGTGGTGACCGGCAGTGCGACGGACGCCATGGGCGGCCGCGAGTACAGCGAAGTGATCTACCCGCAGAAGCAGGAGTAG
- a CDS encoding acyl-CoA-binding protein, whose amino-acid sequence MSDLKQIFEAAMSRLRLTGSRSAITQEQALRLHALHLQALHGDAASQRMTFADLDERSRHEAWIRLRGMSRDDAMRRYIAEVEDIFALQRRA is encoded by the coding sequence ATGAGTGACCTCAAACAGATATTCGAAGCCGCGATGTCGCGCCTGCGCCTCACCGGCTCTCGCTCCGCAATAACGCAGGAGCAGGCCCTGCGCCTGCATGCCCTGCACCTGCAGGCACTGCACGGAGACGCCGCCTCCCAGCGCATGACTTTCGCCGACTTGGACGAACGCAGCCGCCACGAAGCCTGGATCCGCCTGCGCGGCATGAGCCGTGACGATGCGATGCGGCGGTATATCGCAGAGGTCGAGGACATCTTCGCCTTGCAGCGGCGGGCGTGA
- a CDS encoding sigma-54-dependent transcriptional regulator produces MSSPSGHILLADDEPAFQRLATLWLQGLGHRVSIAGDADSALQRFREQKPDVVLLDLAMPPSMTPEAGLALLPQFGSVPVIVITGHADHALALRATEGGAWDFIAKPVDPDLLRMIVGRAMQKAKLEQELLTLRAQAVEDDFGIVGHSPAVRQLRDMIRRIGPTQLGVVIQGPTGTGKELVARALHRSGPRSAGPLVAVHCGAVPAELLESELFGHLKGSFTGAHRDQPGLLATADGGTLFLDEVGEMPPAMQVKLLRFLQEGTFLPVGGREPRRADVRVVSATHRDLQAMVAEGTFREDLYYRLKGIVLRTPALAERREDVPLLAALFLRRALGRRRAQLAPDAAVWLSQQAWPGNVRELQSLMDCTAALAGAQGGGEVIADVEALCFAQGSAAPAPLQQRKALDEAIAALEVQMITAALQESEGNRSEAARLLGISRVGLLKKLDRLGLR; encoded by the coding sequence ATGAGCAGTCCTTCCGGTCACATCCTGCTGGCCGACGACGAGCCGGCTTTCCAGCGGCTTGCCACGCTGTGGCTGCAGGGCCTCGGCCACCGCGTGTCGATCGCCGGCGATGCGGACAGCGCCCTGCAGCGCTTCCGCGAGCAGAAGCCCGACGTGGTGCTGCTGGACCTGGCGATGCCGCCGAGCATGACGCCGGAGGCGGGCCTGGCGCTGCTGCCGCAGTTCGGCAGCGTGCCTGTGATCGTCATCACCGGTCATGCCGACCATGCGCTGGCGCTGCGCGCCACCGAGGGCGGCGCCTGGGATTTCATCGCCAAGCCGGTGGACCCCGACCTGCTGCGCATGATCGTCGGCCGCGCCATGCAGAAGGCCAAGCTCGAACAGGAACTGCTGACGCTGCGGGCGCAGGCGGTGGAGGACGACTTCGGCATCGTCGGCCATTCGCCGGCGGTGCGGCAGCTGCGCGACATGATCCGCCGCATCGGACCGACGCAGCTGGGCGTGGTGATCCAGGGGCCCACCGGCACCGGCAAGGAACTGGTGGCCCGCGCCCTGCATCGCAGCGGCCCGCGTTCGGCCGGCCCGCTGGTGGCGGTGCATTGCGGCGCGGTGCCGGCGGAGCTGCTGGAAAGCGAGCTGTTCGGCCATCTCAAGGGCAGCTTCACCGGCGCGCACCGCGACCAGCCCGGCCTGCTGGCCACCGCCGATGGCGGCACGCTGTTCCTCGACGAGGTCGGCGAGATGCCGCCGGCGATGCAGGTCAAGCTGCTGCGCTTCCTGCAGGAAGGCACGTTCCTGCCGGTGGGCGGCCGCGAGCCGCGCCGTGCCGATGTGCGCGTGGTTTCCGCCACGCACCGCGACCTGCAGGCGATGGTGGCCGAGGGCACGTTTCGCGAGGATCTCTATTACCGTCTCAAGGGCATCGTGCTGCGTACACCGGCACTGGCCGAGCGCCGCGAGGACGTGCCCCTGCTGGCCGCCCTGTTCCTGCGCCGCGCCCTGGGCCGCCGCCGCGCGCAGCTGGCACCCGACGCGGCCGTCTGGCTGTCGCAGCAGGCCTGGCCGGGCAATGTGCGCGAGCTGCAGTCATTGATGGATTGCACGGCGGCGCTGGCGGGTGCGCAGGGCGGCGGCGAGGTGATCGCCGACGTCGAAGCCCTGTGCTTCGCCCAGGGCAGCGCGGCGCCGGCACCGCTGCAGCAGCGCAAGGCGCTGGACGAGGCGATTGCGGCGCTGGAGGTGCAGATGATCACGGCGGCGCTGCAGGAGAGCGAGGGCAATCGCTCGGAGGCGGCGAGGCTGCTGGGGATTTCGCGGGTGGGGTTGCTGAAGAAGCTCGATAGATTGGGCTTGCGATAA
- a CDS encoding FG-GAP repeat domain-containing protein translates to MPVHTRRLIAAAAAATFGFVSFSAQAAAPTFAAPAHYAVGGLGGGSVHTDAVAAGDFNGDGYPDLVSADYYSGLGPRVMLNNGNGTFQAPGTVVTLQPLVGVVDSADLNGDGKDDLIATNAGSIWVLLSNGNGTFTQSWNVTEFQGGQEGVELADVNGDGKLDLGVQLRYGVKTYLGNGNGSFGTGVLTVVPDPTLSSFVYSDINNDGTLDMVLSLAFIGQSILTYLGNGDGSFTFNSLGVAPLVPGDVMVTDTDGDGKKDVVVLAEFSPTQNILVFKGNGTGGFTNPLTPARYNGGYFTGNAGMADFNNDGIQDVVIPDVTSQRVTVIIGDGNGGFTAGSSTSGVLIPQGPAVADFNQDGKLDIAVQGLTSIFNPASRLSVIRNTTP, encoded by the coding sequence ATGCCTGTTCATACCCGTCGTCTCATCGCCGCGGCTGCCGCGGCCACTTTCGGTTTCGTTTCGTTTTCCGCCCAGGCCGCGGCGCCGACCTTTGCCGCTCCTGCCCACTATGCCGTCGGCGGTCTCGGCGGTGGCAGCGTGCACACCGACGCGGTTGCTGCCGGTGACTTCAACGGCGACGGCTATCCCGACCTGGTCAGCGCCGACTATTACTCCGGCCTCGGCCCGCGCGTGATGCTCAACAATGGCAACGGCACGTTCCAGGCGCCGGGCACGGTGGTCACGCTGCAGCCGCTGGTGGGCGTGGTGGATTCCGCCGATCTCAACGGCGACGGCAAGGACGACCTGATCGCGACCAACGCCGGCAGTATCTGGGTGCTGCTCAGCAACGGCAACGGCACGTTCACGCAGAGCTGGAACGTGACCGAGTTCCAGGGCGGCCAGGAGGGCGTGGAACTGGCCGACGTCAACGGCGACGGCAAGCTCGATCTCGGCGTGCAGCTGCGCTATGGCGTGAAGACCTACCTGGGCAACGGCAACGGCAGCTTCGGCACCGGCGTGCTGACCGTGGTGCCGGATCCGACGCTGTCCTCCTTCGTCTACAGCGACATCAACAACGACGGCACTCTCGACATGGTGCTGTCGCTGGCCTTCATCGGCCAGTCGATCCTGACCTACCTCGGCAACGGCGACGGCAGCTTCACGTTCAACAGCCTCGGCGTTGCGCCGCTGGTGCCGGGCGATGTCATGGTCACCGACACCGATGGTGACGGCAAGAAGGACGTGGTGGTGCTCGCCGAGTTCAGCCCCACCCAGAACATCCTGGTGTTCAAGGGCAACGGCACCGGTGGTTTCACCAACCCGCTGACGCCGGCGCGTTACAACGGCGGCTACTTCACCGGCAACGCCGGCATGGCCGACTTCAACAACGACGGCATCCAGGACGTGGTGATTCCGGACGTGACCTCGCAGAGGGTCACCGTGATCATCGGCGACGGCAACGGCGGCTTCACTGCCGGCAGCAGCACCTCGGGTGTGCTGATCCCGCAGGGGCCGGCGGTGGCCGACTTCAACCAGGACGGCAAGCTCGACATCGCGGTGCAGGGGCTCACCAGCATCTTCAACCCGGCCTCGCGCCTGTCGGTGATACGCAACACCACGCCCTGA
- a CDS encoding lipase family protein: MEKTTRTAWHLGVLLAVTLLAACGGGSGGDDGTAPGIDFTRMLYPPTPLDDPFFDQPDPMPKLAPGTIIASREVRYAPLGIPMPNSAWQLQYMSTGLQGQPMAAIATVVKPLLPALTLNRPLVSFQFAINSAGLKCAPSQQVTGSYANTNSQLEALNYIPQVLALGWTLVFPDHLGPTSSVAVGRVAGPIVLDGIRAAKRFEALGLTADSPVGLMGYSGGGVATAWAAGMQPKYAPELDLRAVAIGGIPANLEATARAFDGSALFFPVMYGAVLSINRLFPQLVPPSLLTEEGKAMAESVKDGCLGGTTDGSAGPKGQMSDYTTVEDIYATPGARDVLPKISLPQPDVAPTADVYFYHQAADQLAPFAEMQKVADDWCARGSPVHVFKDFTGEHIVGAVTSAPSQLLYLESRFAGGALTLLPPGTKSCN; encoded by the coding sequence ATGGAAAAGACCACCCGGACCGCCTGGCATTTGGGGGTGTTGCTGGCCGTCACGCTGCTGGCCGCCTGCGGCGGCGGCTCGGGCGGCGACGACGGCACGGCCCCGGGCATCGACTTCACCAGGATGCTGTACCCGCCGACGCCGCTGGATGACCCTTTCTTCGACCAGCCCGACCCGATGCCGAAGCTCGCGCCGGGCACGATCATCGCTTCGCGCGAGGTACGCTACGCGCCGCTGGGCATTCCCATGCCCAACTCCGCCTGGCAGCTGCAGTACATGAGCACCGGCCTGCAGGGCCAGCCGATGGCGGCGATCGCCACGGTGGTCAAGCCCTTGCTGCCGGCGCTGACGCTCAACCGGCCGCTGGTGTCCTTCCAGTTCGCGATCAACAGCGCCGGCCTGAAGTGCGCGCCCTCGCAGCAGGTCACCGGCAGCTATGCCAACACCAACTCGCAGCTGGAGGCCCTGAACTACATCCCGCAGGTGCTGGCGCTGGGCTGGACGCTGGTGTTCCCGGATCACCTGGGCCCGACCTCCTCGGTCGCGGTCGGCCGCGTCGCCGGCCCGATCGTGCTCGACGGCATCCGCGCCGCGAAGCGCTTCGAGGCGCTGGGGCTGACCGCGGATTCGCCAGTGGGCCTGATGGGCTACTCCGGCGGCGGCGTGGCCACCGCCTGGGCCGCGGGCATGCAGCCGAAGTACGCGCCGGAGCTGGACCTCAGGGCCGTGGCGATCGGTGGCATTCCCGCGAATCTCGAAGCCACCGCCAGGGCCTTCGACGGCAGTGCGCTGTTCTTTCCGGTGATGTACGGCGCGGTGCTGAGCATCAACCGCCTGTTCCCGCAGCTGGTTCCGCCCAGCCTGCTGACGGAGGAGGGCAAGGCCATGGCCGAGTCGGTGAAGGACGGCTGCCTGGGCGGCACCACCGACGGGTCGGCGGGCCCCAAGGGCCAGATGTCCGACTACACCACGGTCGAGGACATCTATGCCACGCCGGGCGCGCGTGACGTGCTGCCGAAGATCTCGCTGCCGCAGCCCGATGTCGCGCCCACCGCGGACGTCTATTTCTATCACCAGGCCGCCGACCAGCTGGCGCCGTTCGCGGAGATGCAGAAGGTCGCCGACGACTGGTGCGCCAGGGGTTCGCCGGTGCACGTGTTCAAGGACTTCACCGGCGAGCACATCGTCGGCGCCGTCACTTCGGCACCGAGTCAGCTGCTGTATCTGGAAAGCCGCTTCGCCGGTGGCGCGCTGACGCTGCTGCCGCCGGGCACGAAATCCTGCAATTAG
- a CDS encoding sensor histidine kinase, with protein MSPLYVHVALTLALVESLGLGVLLLRLRGVAGLRLLVLFLFGVAAWVLACELPTWFGPGAIPAGMALASLSPLTSAVYLHFVLVLCGTRRPPVLLAAIYALGGLTCLLALWLPPGSYQRWEGFEYFFLPTAMGWVVGWTWALLAIAGHAVLFWHWLVRRGPPRGQLVAMCLASGWGLMCMSAYGFASFGIELYPFPLLLLPLYPVILVYGILRYELMIVNAWARRGLAWALTVGLGSAALIALSTLPLPFGAPRSGWGLWAVAVATLLASGLLLDPFRRLATRLVYPGSHLGEGDVERWRAQLQPAESYDALAQAAASILSAQLRIGIEVTVNPDAAMADSGVPALRCRREGGRWQSTMRGWDAAPPGPRHVAQLFGTILAERAQQLEQALGLALREREQQQQERLAELGALAATVAHDIRNPLNIINMAATMAAPELRSEILAQTSRISQLAADLLDYARSWQVELRPLDLSDYVRALAAPYAAVAMGEGLDAPLPVHADPRRLQQVLLNLFDNARAAIAGIDGGRVVVEARRPDARTLELAICDNGSGVPPEIRDSLFQPFVSRRPDGTGLGLAIVARIMQAHGGDVGLQAREGWSTCFVLSFPVEPSS; from the coding sequence GCCCTGACGCTGGCCCTGGTCGAAAGCCTGGGCCTGGGTGTGCTGCTGCTGCGCCTGCGCGGCGTTGCCGGCCTGCGGCTGCTGGTGCTGTTCCTGTTCGGCGTGGCGGCCTGGGTGCTGGCCTGCGAGCTGCCGACCTGGTTCGGGCCGGGCGCGATCCCGGCCGGCATGGCGCTGGCCTCGCTGTCGCCGCTGACCTCGGCGGTGTACCTGCACTTCGTGCTGGTGCTCTGCGGTACGCGCCGGCCGCCGGTGCTGCTGGCGGCGATTTATGCGCTGGGCGGGCTCACCTGCCTGCTGGCGCTGTGGCTGCCGCCGGGCAGCTACCAGCGCTGGGAAGGCTTCGAATATTTCTTCCTGCCGACCGCGATGGGCTGGGTGGTGGGCTGGACCTGGGCGCTGCTGGCGATCGCCGGGCACGCGGTGCTGTTCTGGCACTGGCTGGTCCGTCGCGGGCCGCCGCGCGGGCAGCTGGTGGCGATGTGCCTGGCCAGCGGCTGGGGCCTGATGTGCATGAGCGCCTACGGCTTCGCGTCCTTCGGCATCGAGCTGTATCCCTTCCCGCTGCTGCTGCTGCCGCTGTACCCGGTGATCCTGGTCTACGGCATCCTGCGCTACGAGCTGATGATCGTGAACGCCTGGGCGCGCCGCGGCCTGGCCTGGGCGCTGACCGTGGGCCTGGGCTCCGCCGCGCTGATCGCGCTCAGCACGCTGCCGCTGCCCTTTGGTGCGCCGCGCTCCGGCTGGGGCCTGTGGGCGGTGGCGGTGGCGACGCTGCTGGCCTCGGGCCTGCTGCTCGATCCCTTCCGTCGCCTGGCGACGCGGCTGGTCTACCCGGGCTCGCACCTGGGCGAGGGCGATGTCGAGCGCTGGCGCGCGCAGCTGCAGCCGGCGGAGTCCTACGATGCGCTGGCGCAGGCTGCGGCGTCGATCCTGTCGGCGCAGCTGCGCATCGGCATCGAGGTCACGGTGAATCCCGACGCGGCGATGGCCGACAGCGGGGTGCCGGCGCTACGCTGCCGCCGCGAGGGCGGGCGCTGGCAGAGCACGATGCGCGGCTGGGACGCGGCGCCGCCGGGACCGCGCCACGTCGCGCAGCTGTTCGGCACGATCCTGGCGGAGCGCGCGCAGCAGCTGGAGCAGGCCCTGGGCCTGGCACTGCGCGAGCGTGAGCAGCAGCAGCAGGAACGTCTCGCCGAACTCGGCGCGCTGGCGGCGACGGTGGCGCATGACATCCGCAACCCGCTCAACATCATCAACATGGCCGCGACCATGGCGGCGCCGGAACTGCGCAGCGAGATCCTGGCGCAGACCTCGCGCATCTCGCAGCTGGCCGCCGACCTGCTCGACTACGCGCGATCCTGGCAGGTAGAGCTGCGGCCGCTGGACCTGTCCGACTATGTGCGCGCGCTGGCGGCGCCGTACGCGGCCGTGGCGATGGGCGAGGGCCTGGATGCGCCGCTGCCGGTGCATGCCGATCCGCGGCGCCTGCAGCAGGTGCTGCTGAACCTGTTCGACAATGCCCGCGCCGCGATCGCCGGCATCGACGGCGGCCGCGTCGTGGTCGAGGCCCGTCGTCCGGACGCGCGTACCCTGGAACTGGCGATCTGCGACAACGGCAGCGGCGTGCCGCCAGAAATCCGCGACAGCCTGTTCCAGCCCTTCGTCTCGCGTCGTCCCGACGGTACCGGCCTGGGCCTGGCGATCGTCGCGCGCATCATGCAGGCGCATGGCGGCGACGTGGGCCTGCAAGCGCGCGAAGGCTGGAGCACCTGCTTCGTCCTCAGCTTTCCGGTGGAGCCATCCTCATGA